One Nocardioides oleivorans DNA segment encodes these proteins:
- a CDS encoding LuxR C-terminal-related transcriptional regulator yields the protein MSEWVDDSGHARVERLYLQVLPGSGQTVEQVAASLLMKPERFLQQVRPLIRLGIVEVEDGVLHVADPISATRTVLTAQSEALERTSREIARMAEIIPLLTDARETRLESAEAIDGDISAEGDVPALITGWIRERRGDLSFLRPDQWRFPSESEMAVAVSNAVREGARVRAIYPARAMTEAPEMLRGRAEIGEEIRLVPSVFTRLVIVGPRRAILPEPLGVGSDRRTVIRQTSIVGMLQAYFDELWETASRVDARAGRLAEQDHRRMLLAELADGVKDEQIARNLDVSLRTVRRRVAALMAELGVDTRFQAGVEAVRRGWL from the coding sequence GTGAGCGAGTGGGTGGACGATTCCGGCCACGCCCGGGTCGAGCGCCTCTACCTCCAGGTCCTGCCGGGATCGGGCCAGACGGTCGAGCAGGTGGCGGCGAGCCTGCTGATGAAGCCCGAGCGGTTCCTCCAGCAGGTGCGCCCCCTCATCCGCCTCGGCATCGTCGAGGTCGAGGACGGCGTGCTGCACGTCGCCGACCCGATCAGCGCGACCCGGACCGTCCTGACGGCGCAGTCCGAGGCGCTCGAGCGCACCAGCCGGGAGATCGCCCGGATGGCGGAGATCATCCCGCTGCTGACCGACGCCCGCGAGACCCGCCTCGAGAGCGCCGAGGCGATCGACGGCGACATCTCCGCGGAGGGCGACGTCCCGGCACTGATCACCGGCTGGATCCGCGAGAGGCGCGGCGACCTCAGCTTCCTGCGCCCCGACCAGTGGCGCTTCCCGAGCGAGTCGGAGATGGCGGTCGCGGTGAGCAACGCCGTGCGCGAGGGCGCCCGGGTGCGCGCGATCTACCCCGCCCGCGCGATGACCGAGGCGCCCGAGATGCTGCGCGGACGGGCCGAGATCGGGGAGGAGATCCGGCTGGTGCCGAGCGTCTTCACCCGGCTGGTCATCGTCGGCCCGCGTCGCGCGATCCTGCCGGAGCCGCTCGGCGTCGGCTCCGACCGGCGCACCGTCATCCGCCAGACGTCCATCGTCGGGATGCTCCAGGCCTACTTCGACGAGCTGTGGGAGACCGCGAGCCGGGTCGACGCGCGGGCCGGGCGGCTCGCCGAGCAGGACCACCGCCGGATGCTGCTGGCCGAGCTCGCCGACGGCGTCAAGGACGAGCAGATCGCCCGCAACCTCGACGTCAGCCTCCGCACGGTGCGGCGCCGCGTCGCCGCACTGATGGCCGAGCTCGGCGTCGACACCCGCTTCCAGGCCGGCGTCGAGGCGGTCCGCCGCGGCTGGCTCTAG
- the lysS gene encoding lysine--tRNA ligase: protein MARGGQQGDADRTPVDWVTRAADDAVRHAGEGNLVTVASGASPSGPIHLGNLREFITPHFVAEELRRRGVPVRHLHSWDDFDRFRKVPVGVPASWSEHIGRPLTAVPDPWECHASWAEHFKAPLQESLRALGVEMEEVSQTQMYQAGTYRDQVLLAVSRRDDIEAVLAQHRTKKVAPAEDASDQEAADLADSVANEDDEPAGPSDDAIARFPYRPFCRRCGRDTVTTTAYDDATTTLSYTCASCGYEGTTDLSTDTDGKLVWKVDWPMRWAYESVNFEPAGRDHMTPGSSYTVGTEIVRTIFDWKAPARVIYAFVGFAGVQKMSSSAGGVPTATDALRVLEAPMLRWLYVRRAPTQAFDIDFGPAVVRLYDEWDALGRKAAEKSDVATLAWERASATAAGRLPTPAVPVPFRTLSSVADVTAGSADLISRIIESSGFHHDSVADLEPRLSLAMQWTAEHVPADERTTVRDTPDIERLAALSEDEELWLRIFLDRLPTEDPDLDEVTSVVYGVPKVARGLGFDDAPTDEVKADQKDFFRLLYNLLVSADRGPRLPTLVLALGPETVRSLLGG, encoded by the coding sequence ATGGCTAGAGGTGGGCAGCAGGGCGACGCAGACCGGACCCCGGTCGACTGGGTGACGCGCGCGGCGGACGATGCCGTGCGCCACGCGGGCGAGGGCAACCTGGTCACGGTCGCGTCGGGTGCCTCGCCCAGCGGCCCGATCCACCTCGGCAACCTCCGCGAGTTCATCACGCCGCACTTCGTGGCCGAGGAGCTGCGACGCCGCGGCGTCCCCGTGCGCCACCTGCACTCGTGGGACGACTTCGACCGCTTCCGCAAGGTGCCGGTCGGGGTGCCCGCGTCGTGGTCGGAGCACATCGGCCGTCCGCTGACCGCCGTGCCCGACCCGTGGGAGTGCCACGCCAGCTGGGCCGAGCACTTCAAGGCCCCGCTGCAGGAGTCGCTCCGGGCGCTGGGTGTCGAGATGGAGGAGGTGTCGCAGACGCAGATGTACCAGGCCGGCACCTACCGCGACCAGGTGCTGCTCGCCGTCTCGCGCCGCGACGACATCGAGGCCGTGCTCGCCCAGCACCGCACCAAGAAGGTCGCGCCCGCCGAGGACGCCTCGGACCAGGAGGCCGCCGACCTCGCCGACTCCGTGGCCAACGAGGACGACGAGCCGGCCGGTCCGTCCGACGATGCGATCGCGCGGTTCCCCTACCGGCCCTTCTGCCGCCGGTGCGGGCGCGACACGGTCACCACGACGGCGTACGACGACGCCACCACGACGCTGTCCTACACCTGCGCCTCCTGCGGCTACGAGGGCACCACCGACCTGTCGACCGACACCGACGGCAAGCTCGTGTGGAAGGTCGACTGGCCGATGCGCTGGGCCTACGAGTCGGTGAACTTCGAGCCGGCCGGGCGCGACCACATGACGCCGGGCTCGTCCTACACCGTCGGCACCGAGATCGTGCGGACGATCTTCGACTGGAAGGCGCCGGCCCGCGTCATCTACGCCTTCGTCGGCTTCGCCGGCGTGCAGAAGATGTCGTCGTCGGCCGGCGGCGTGCCGACCGCGACCGACGCGCTGCGCGTGCTCGAGGCGCCGATGCTGCGCTGGCTCTATGTCCGCCGCGCGCCGACGCAGGCCTTCGACATCGACTTCGGCCCCGCCGTCGTCCGCCTCTACGACGAGTGGGACGCGCTCGGTCGCAAGGCCGCCGAGAAGTCCGACGTCGCCACCCTCGCCTGGGAGCGGGCCTCCGCCACCGCGGCCGGCCGGCTGCCGACGCCCGCCGTCCCCGTGCCGTTCCGGACGCTCTCGTCGGTCGCCGACGTGACCGCCGGGTCGGCCGACCTCATCTCGCGCATCATCGAGTCCTCGGGCTTCCACCACGACTCGGTCGCCGACCTCGAGCCCCGGCTCTCGCTCGCGATGCAGTGGACGGCCGAGCACGTGCCGGCCGACGAGCGCACGACGGTCCGCGATACGCCCGACATCGAGCGGCTGGCTGCGCTCTCCGAGGACGAGGAGCTCTGGCTGCGGATCTTCCTCGACCGCCTGCCGACCGAGGACCCCGACCTGGACGAGGTCACCTCGGTCGTCTACGGCGTGCCCAAGGTCGCACGCGGCCTCGGCTTCGACGACGCCCCGACCGACGAGGTGAAGGCCGACCAGAAGGACTTCTTCCGGCTGCTCTACAACCTCCTCGTCTCCGCCGACCGCGGCCCCCGCCTGCCGACGCTGGTGCTCGCGCTCGGGCCCGAGACCGTACGCTCGCTGCTCGGTGGCTGA
- a CDS encoding DUF3151 domain-containing protein encodes MTSGTFGGDLMAGPPPTHLPADPADAELAGGDAPAAVVRRHPASPAAWAAMAQQAQDAGADDVTVYAYARVGYHRSLDQLRRNGWKGHGPVPWDHEPNRGFLRSLALLALAARAIGETEEWERCSTFLRDSSAAAADALL; translated from the coding sequence ATGACCTCCGGAACCTTCGGCGGTGACCTGATGGCCGGTCCCCCGCCCACGCACCTGCCCGCCGACCCCGCCGACGCCGAGCTGGCCGGCGGCGACGCGCCGGCAGCGGTCGTACGCCGCCACCCGGCGTCGCCGGCCGCCTGGGCCGCGATGGCACAGCAGGCCCAGGACGCTGGTGCGGACGACGTGACCGTCTACGCCTACGCGCGCGTCGGCTACCACCGCTCCCTCGACCAGCTGCGCCGCAACGGGTGGAAGGGCCACGGCCCGGTGCCGTGGGACCACGAGCCCAACCGCGGCTTCCTGCGCTCGCTGGCGCTGCTGGCCCTCGCCGCCCGCGCGATCGGCGAGACCGAGGAGTGGGAGCGCTGCTCGACCTTCCTGCGCGACTCGAGCGCGGCCGCGGCCGACGCGCTGCTCTGA
- a CDS encoding adenylosuccinate synthase produces the protein MPAIVVLGAQWGDEGKGKATDLLATTDPIDFVVRTSGGHNAGHTIVIDGEKYATHLLPSGILTPGATSVIANGVVVSPEALFRELDGLIERGVEVADLKVSSNAHVIASYHATIDKVTERFLGKNQIGTTGRGIGPAYADKINRVGIRIADLFDEKILAQKVEAALDVRNHLLTKVYNRRAIEVEAVVEELTSYAERLRPMVCDTSLLLNQALDAGQTVLFEGAQATMLDVDHGTYPFVTSSNPVAGGVCVGAGIGPTRVDRVIGVIKAYTTRVGSGPFPTELFDEDGVQLQQLGGEIGVSTGRTRRCGWYDSVVARYASRVNGLTEFFLTKLDILGAWDRIPVCVAYEIDGERVDEMPMTQTEFHHAKPVYEYFDGWKSDISGCRSFEDLPKNAQAYVRALEEMSGAKIWGVGVGPGREQTVVVHQ, from the coding sequence ATGCCCGCGATCGTCGTGCTCGGCGCCCAGTGGGGCGACGAGGGCAAGGGCAAGGCCACCGACCTGCTCGCCACCACCGACCCCATCGACTTCGTCGTCCGCACCAGCGGCGGCCACAACGCCGGCCACACGATCGTCATCGACGGCGAGAAGTACGCCACCCACCTGCTGCCCAGCGGCATCCTCACGCCCGGCGCCACCTCGGTCATCGCCAACGGCGTGGTCGTGTCGCCCGAGGCGCTCTTCCGCGAGCTCGACGGGCTCATCGAGCGCGGGGTCGAGGTCGCCGACCTCAAGGTGAGCAGCAACGCGCACGTCATCGCGAGCTACCACGCGACGATCGACAAGGTCACCGAGCGCTTCCTCGGCAAGAACCAGATCGGCACCACCGGGCGCGGCATCGGCCCGGCCTACGCCGACAAGATCAACCGCGTCGGCATCCGCATCGCCGACCTCTTCGACGAGAAGATCCTCGCGCAGAAGGTCGAGGCTGCCCTCGACGTGCGCAACCACCTGCTGACGAAGGTCTACAACCGTCGCGCGATCGAGGTCGAGGCGGTGGTCGAGGAGCTGACGTCGTACGCCGAGCGACTGCGGCCCATGGTGTGCGACACCTCGCTGCTGCTCAACCAGGCGCTCGACGCCGGCCAGACCGTGCTCTTCGAGGGCGCGCAGGCCACGATGCTCGACGTCGACCACGGCACCTATCCGTTCGTGACGTCGTCCAACCCGGTCGCCGGTGGCGTCTGCGTGGGCGCCGGCATCGGCCCCACCCGCGTCGACCGGGTGATCGGCGTGATCAAGGCCTACACGACCCGCGTCGGCTCCGGCCCGTTCCCCACCGAGCTCTTCGACGAGGACGGCGTCCAGCTCCAGCAGCTCGGCGGCGAGATCGGCGTCTCGACCGGGCGCACGCGGCGCTGCGGCTGGTACGACTCCGTGGTGGCGCGCTACGCCAGCCGGGTCAACGGCCTCACCGAGTTCTTCCTGACCAAGCTCGACATCCTCGGTGCGTGGGACCGGATCCCGGTCTGCGTGGCCTACGAGATCGACGGCGAGCGGGTCGACGAGATGCCGATGACGCAGACCGAGTTCCACCACGCCAAGCCCGTCTACGAGTACTTCGACGGCTGGAAGTCCGACATCTCGGGCTGCCGCTCGTTCGAGGACCTGCCGAAGAACGCCCAGGCCTACGTCCGGGCGCTCGAGGAGATGTCCGGCGCGAAGATCTGGGGCGTCGGGGTCGGCCCCGGTCGCGAGCAGACGGTGGTCGTCCACCAGTAG
- the mctP gene encoding monocarboxylate uptake permease MctP translates to MTPQVTVLAADTGGVNGVALTVLIVLFLLVTVAGFMASRFRRAESLESLEEWGLGGRSFGTWITWFLLGGDLYTAYTFVAVPAAMFATGAVAGFFAVPYTIILYPIIFIFMARLWSVSHRHGYVTTADFVRGRYDDRGLSLAVAVTGFVATMPYIALQLVGIQAVLEVAGLGGGDNIVAKDAPLFIAFAVLAAYTYSSGLRAPAVIAFVKDILIYLVIIVAVIYLPGQVGGWDAIFGAASDKMDANNAAAVEAGLAPSSSFVPGSGAFWAYATLALGSAMALFMYPHSITASLSSNSRNTIRRNASILPAYSFVLGLLALLGWVAIAAGTQPIGLDGEPNAQLVIPQLFEDMFPAWFAGVAFAAIAIGALVPAAIMSIAAANTFSRNIYKEWIKKDATPKQEAKVSKLMSLLVKAFALIFVLTLDKQNAINFQLLGGIWIMQTFPAVVFSLFTRWFHRYGLLLGWAVGMVYGTVEAYQVVNPVTGKHFGGSLALIPGMERMGYIAVTAFVLNVVVAVVVTAICRALKVSNGKDETIAFDYFADADDPRVQKDLEEHDSHDEPYGDADDVPGNAPAR, encoded by the coding sequence ATGACGCCGCAGGTCACCGTGCTGGCCGCCGACACCGGCGGGGTCAACGGCGTCGCGCTCACGGTCCTGATCGTGCTGTTCCTGCTGGTGACCGTGGCCGGCTTCATGGCCAGCCGGTTCCGCCGCGCGGAGTCCCTGGAGTCCCTCGAGGAGTGGGGCCTGGGCGGCCGCTCGTTCGGCACGTGGATCACGTGGTTCCTGCTCGGCGGCGACCTCTACACGGCCTACACCTTCGTCGCCGTGCCGGCCGCGATGTTCGCGACCGGTGCCGTGGCCGGCTTCTTCGCCGTCCCGTACACGATCATCCTCTACCCGATCATCTTCATCTTCATGGCGCGGCTGTGGTCGGTCAGCCACCGTCACGGCTACGTCACGACGGCCGACTTCGTCCGCGGGAGGTACGACGACCGCGGGCTGTCGCTGGCCGTCGCGGTCACCGGGTTCGTGGCCACCATGCCCTACATCGCCCTCCAGCTCGTGGGCATCCAGGCGGTGCTGGAAGTGGCCGGGCTCGGCGGCGGCGACAACATCGTCGCCAAGGACGCGCCGCTCTTCATCGCCTTCGCGGTGCTGGCGGCCTACACCTACTCCAGCGGCCTGCGCGCGCCGGCCGTCATCGCGTTCGTGAAGGACATCCTGATCTACCTCGTGATCATCGTCGCGGTGATCTACCTGCCCGGCCAGGTGGGCGGCTGGGACGCGATCTTCGGCGCGGCGTCGGACAAGATGGACGCCAACAACGCGGCAGCCGTCGAGGCCGGCCTCGCGCCGAGCTCGTCGTTCGTCCCCGGGTCCGGCGCCTTCTGGGCCTACGCCACCCTGGCGCTCGGCTCGGCGATGGCGCTGTTCATGTACCCGCACTCCATCACCGCGTCGCTGTCGTCCAACTCGCGCAACACTATCCGCCGCAACGCCTCGATCCTGCCGGCGTACTCCTTCGTGCTGGGCCTGCTGGCCCTGCTCGGCTGGGTCGCCATCGCTGCCGGGACGCAGCCGATCGGGCTGGACGGCGAGCCCAACGCGCAGCTGGTGATCCCGCAGCTGTTCGAGGACATGTTCCCGGCCTGGTTCGCCGGGGTGGCCTTCGCCGCGATCGCGATCGGCGCGCTCGTGCCGGCCGCGATCATGTCCATCGCCGCGGCCAACACGTTCAGCCGCAACATCTACAAGGAGTGGATCAAGAAGGACGCCACCCCGAAGCAGGAGGCCAAGGTCTCCAAGCTGATGTCGCTGCTGGTGAAGGCGTTCGCGCTGATCTTCGTGCTCACGCTCGACAAGCAGAACGCGATCAACTTCCAGCTCCTCGGCGGCATCTGGATCATGCAGACCTTCCCCGCCGTCGTGTTCAGCCTCTTCACGCGGTGGTTCCACCGCTACGGCCTGCTGCTCGGCTGGGCGGTCGGCATGGTCTATGGCACCGTCGAGGCCTACCAGGTGGTCAACCCGGTCACCGGCAAGCACTTCGGCGGCTCGCTCGCGCTGATCCCGGGGATGGAGCGGATGGGCTACATCGCGGTCACCGCGTTCGTGCTCAACGTGGTCGTCGCGGTGGTCGTCACCGCGATCTGCCGGGCGCTGAAGGTCTCCAACGGCAAGGACGAGACGATCGCGTTCGACTACTTCGCCGACGCCGACGACCCCCGCGTGCAGAAGGACCTCGAGGAGCACGACTCGCACGACGAGCCCTACGGTGACGCCGACGACGTCCCCGGCAACGCGCCGGCACGCTAG
- a CDS encoding DUF3311 domain-containing protein: protein MNSGNTAPESRPQQGPPPTDKTKMALAGVLLVIPILALLWVPSYAKVDPELFGFPFFFWYQFLWVFICSGMTYTAYRLTLSARGRTTHKVGEDR from the coding sequence GTGAATTCCGGGAACACAGCTCCAGAGTCGCGCCCGCAGCAGGGCCCGCCACCCACCGACAAGACCAAGATGGCGCTCGCCGGCGTCCTGCTGGTCATTCCGATCCTCGCCCTCCTGTGGGTGCCGTCGTACGCCAAGGTCGATCCGGAGCTCTTCGGGTTCCCGTTCTTCTTCTGGTACCAGTTCCTCTGGGTGTTCATCTGCTCCGGCATGACCTACACGGCCTACCGCCTGACCCTCTCGGCCCGCGGCAGGACCACGCACAAGGTCGGTGAGGACCGATGA
- a CDS encoding sialidase family protein: protein MRALPPRRPCAVVLTSVVALALVAGTGPSAGAAPAASHASSAGRAAPADATTVVAVAGAGQSFGGPATLTTAAGTSLLSYYRQGPGVARALELQRQVGTGTWAPVALSQGGLDTFGVPALVEDAATGRVLLTASAQASADVAGTLGTYLWWSADQGVTWSAPVRVWNSFGVGDAAPDGAGGFWTTVGETDALIAHVPADYSMQATPSGATRLTDKLGSRGATGLVTAGPARTPVLGFFTTAGIYAHRGATYDPALDTQVFGAGSLGTLLGVAGDTTGAALATSHTPSYAASGTTALWVRGFDPTTGAVGAEHRLSTGQALFFQLRSLPSAGGLAAIWRDNGDSDLYVARASGGADGTWSTSRVIDDEADAVSYYSHLDVSAGWAVGLGNRDSDSTAVVWAAEASPQTIDPTLASKGRAAYSSKKGTLTIRSTVNTPGRLKAVATITAPGRRPTRVTKSVRAKGFGTYTTRVRLPKAARALLRSVPKARIRLTVTFASSAGTVKVRPNVRA from the coding sequence GTGCGCGCACTCCCTCCCCGCCGCCCCTGCGCGGTCGTCCTCACCTCCGTCGTCGCCCTCGCGCTGGTCGCCGGCACCGGTCCGTCAGCCGGTGCCGCACCGGCCGCGAGCCACGCGTCCAGCGCCGGCAGGGCCGCCCCCGCCGACGCGACCACGGTGGTGGCGGTCGCCGGCGCGGGTCAGTCGTTCGGCGGGCCCGCGACGCTCACCACTGCCGCCGGGACGTCCTTGCTCAGCTACTACCGGCAGGGGCCCGGGGTCGCGCGGGCGCTCGAGCTGCAGCGCCAGGTCGGCACCGGCACCTGGGCGCCCGTCGCGCTGTCCCAGGGCGGGCTCGACACGTTCGGCGTGCCGGCGCTGGTCGAGGACGCCGCCACCGGACGGGTCCTGCTCACCGCCTCGGCCCAGGCGTCGGCCGACGTCGCGGGCACGCTCGGCACCTACCTCTGGTGGTCGGCCGACCAGGGCGTGACCTGGTCGGCGCCGGTCAGGGTGTGGAACTCGTTCGGGGTCGGTGACGCGGCGCCCGACGGCGCCGGCGGTTTCTGGACGACCGTGGGCGAGACCGACGCGCTGATCGCGCACGTGCCGGCCGACTACTCGATGCAGGCGACCCCGTCCGGCGCGACCCGGCTGACCGACAAGCTCGGCAGCCGGGGAGCAACGGGGCTCGTCACGGCCGGCCCGGCGCGGACGCCGGTCCTCGGCTTCTTCACCACCGCCGGCATCTACGCCCACCGCGGGGCGACGTACGACCCCGCGCTGGACACCCAGGTCTTCGGGGCCGGCAGCCTCGGCACCCTGCTCGGGGTCGCGGGCGACACCACCGGTGCGGCCCTCGCGACCTCGCACACGCCGTCGTACGCCGCCTCCGGCACGACCGCGCTGTGGGTGCGCGGGTTCGACCCGACCACCGGCGCGGTCGGCGCCGAGCACCGGCTGAGCACCGGGCAGGCGCTGTTCTTCCAGCTGCGCTCGCTCCCCTCCGCCGGAGGCCTGGCGGCGATCTGGCGCGACAACGGCGACAGCGACCTCTACGTCGCCCGGGCGAGCGGCGGGGCCGACGGCACGTGGTCGACGAGCAGGGTGATCGACGACGAGGCGGACGCCGTCAGCTACTACTCGCACCTCGACGTCTCGGCCGGGTGGGCCGTCGGGCTCGGCAACCGCGACAGCGACTCCACCGCCGTCGTCTGGGCCGCGGAGGCCAGCCCGCAGACGATCGATCCGACGCTCGCGTCGAAGGGCCGCGCGGCGTACTCCTCGAAGAAGGGCACGCTCACGATCCGCTCGACGGTCAACACCCCGGGCCGGCTCAAGGCCGTCGCCACGATCACGGCGCCCGGCCGCAGGCCGACCAGGGTCACGAAGTCGGTGCGGGCGAAGGGTTTCGGGACCTACACGACGAGGGTGCGGCTGCCGAAGGCCGCGCGCGCCCTGCTGCGGTCGGTGCCGAAGGCGCGCATCAGGCTGACCGTCACCTTCGCCAGCTCGGCGGGCACCGTGAAGGTCCGGCCGAACGTGAGGGCCTAG
- a CDS encoding DHA2 family efflux MFS transporter permease subunit, which translates to MTHTDTEAPAETSPWPALVALCIGFFMILVDTTIVTVATPAIIEDLQAGVNEVVWVTSAYLLAYAVPVLITGRLGDRFGPKNLYLVGLTVFTLASLACGLTSTIEGLIAARVAQGLGASMMTPQTMAVITRIFPIERRGSAMALWGATAGVATLVGPIAGGVLVDTLGWEWIFFVNVPVGIIAFALAWRLVPRLDTNDHRFDWLGVVLSGAGMFLLVFGIQEGEQYDWSTITGPITVWRLIVAGLVVMGVFVWWQARNKREPLVPLSLFGDRNFSVSNLAITTVSFTFTAMGFPLMLWAQLVRGYSPTESGLLLAPMAVTSIVFAPIAGRLTDRLHPRLLTLGGFAGLGVSLLIIVAVLDPDTPLWQLLGAFALMGIGSSFLWGPLATTANRNLAPQRAGAGSGVYNATRQVGAVLGSAAIAVLIDARLAANGLTFSPSEGSASGGALPAQVAGPFTDAMAQSLLLLPVVLALGLVAVMFFERPRHFAARSADPAPVASASR; encoded by the coding sequence GTGACCCACACCGACACCGAGGCACCCGCCGAGACCAGCCCGTGGCCCGCCCTCGTGGCGCTGTGCATCGGCTTCTTCATGATCCTGGTCGACACCACCATCGTGACCGTCGCGACGCCCGCGATCATCGAGGACCTCCAGGCGGGGGTCAACGAGGTGGTCTGGGTGACCAGCGCCTACCTGCTGGCGTACGCCGTCCCGGTGCTGATCACGGGCCGGCTCGGTGACCGCTTCGGCCCGAAGAACCTCTACCTCGTCGGACTGACCGTCTTCACCCTCGCCTCCCTCGCGTGCGGGCTCACCTCCACGATCGAGGGCCTGATCGCGGCCCGCGTCGCCCAGGGCCTCGGCGCGTCGATGATGACGCCGCAGACGATGGCCGTGATCACGCGCATCTTCCCGATCGAGCGCCGCGGCTCGGCGATGGCCCTGTGGGGCGCGACGGCCGGTGTCGCGACGCTGGTCGGCCCGATCGCCGGCGGCGTGCTCGTCGACACGCTCGGCTGGGAGTGGATCTTCTTCGTCAACGTCCCCGTCGGGATCATCGCCTTCGCCCTGGCCTGGCGCCTGGTGCCCCGGCTGGACACCAACGACCACCGCTTCGACTGGCTCGGTGTCGTGCTGAGCGGCGCCGGGATGTTCCTGCTGGTCTTCGGGATCCAGGAGGGTGAGCAGTACGACTGGTCGACCATCACCGGCCCGATCACCGTGTGGCGCCTGATCGTCGCCGGGCTCGTCGTGATGGGTGTCTTCGTCTGGTGGCAGGCGCGCAACAAGCGCGAGCCGCTCGTGCCGCTGAGCCTCTTCGGCGACCGGAACTTCTCGGTCTCGAACCTCGCGATCACGACCGTCTCGTTCACCTTCACCGCGATGGGCTTCCCGCTGATGCTGTGGGCCCAGCTGGTGCGCGGCTACTCGCCGACCGAGTCGGGCCTGCTGCTCGCGCCGATGGCGGTCACCTCGATCGTCTTCGCACCGATCGCCGGTCGCCTCACCGATCGCCTCCACCCGCGCCTGCTGACGCTCGGCGGCTTCGCCGGGCTCGGCGTCTCGCTGCTCATCATCGTCGCGGTCCTCGACCCGGACACCCCGCTGTGGCAGCTGCTCGGGGCGTTCGCGCTGATGGGCATCGGCAGCTCGTTCCTCTGGGGCCCGCTCGCCACCACGGCGAACCGCAACCTGGCGCCGCAGCGTGCCGGTGCCGGGTCGGGCGTCTACAACGCCACCCGCCAGGTCGGCGCCGTGCTGGGCTCCGCGGCGATCGCCGTGCTGATCGACGCACGTCTGGCGGCCAACGGGCTCACGTTCTCGCCCTCCGAGGGCTCGGCGTCGGGCGGCGCGCTGCCCGCCCAGGTCGCCGGCCCGTTCACCGACGCGATGGCGCAGTCCCTGCTGCTCCTGCCGGTGGTCCTGGCGCTCGGGCTGGTCGCCGTCATGTTCTTCGAGCGCCCACGCCACTTCGCCGCGCGCTCCGCCGACCCCGCGCCGGTGGCGTCAGCCAGCCGCTGA
- a CDS encoding diacylglycerol/lipid kinase family protein: MQSLLVITNSGAGTSDEENLHIALAVLRERASVEVARTSNPGELDGVLHRAGGRTVVVAGGDGSMHAVITALHKRHELADTTLGLLPMGTGNDFARGNDIPLEIADAARLVLDGEARPVDLIVDETGSIVVNNVHVGVGAQASRKGATWKSRLGSIGVGKVNLGKLGYPIGAALSAFHPPSWRLRVEIDGKVVNDVDQQVLMVAIGNGGNVGGGTELNPDADTEDGLLDVMISRAVKPTAKLGYVLRLRKGEHDQRDDVVSLRGQSVKVSGDEFWLSADGEISGPDRSRSWRLERAAYSLILP, encoded by the coding sequence GTGCAGTCGCTCCTCGTCATCACCAACTCCGGCGCCGGGACATCCGACGAGGAGAACCTCCACATCGCGCTCGCCGTCCTCCGCGAGAGGGCCTCGGTCGAGGTCGCCAGGACGTCGAACCCGGGTGAGCTCGACGGTGTCCTGCACCGCGCCGGCGGCCGCACGGTCGTGGTCGCGGGCGGCGACGGCAGCATGCACGCGGTGATCACGGCGCTGCACAAGCGCCACGAGCTCGCCGACACCACGCTCGGGCTGCTCCCGATGGGCACCGGCAACGACTTCGCCCGCGGCAACGACATCCCGCTCGAGATCGCGGACGCCGCCCGGCTCGTGCTCGACGGCGAGGCGCGCCCCGTCGACCTCATCGTCGACGAGACCGGCAGCATCGTGGTCAACAACGTCCACGTCGGCGTCGGCGCCCAGGCCAGCCGCAAGGGGGCGACCTGGAAGTCGCGCCTCGGCTCCATCGGCGTCGGCAAGGTCAACCTCGGCAAGCTCGGCTACCCGATCGGTGCCGCCCTGTCGGCCTTCCACCCGCCGAGCTGGCGGCTGCGCGTCGAGATCGACGGGAAGGTCGTCAACGACGTCGACCAGCAGGTGCTGATGGTCGCGATCGGCAACGGCGGCAACGTCGGCGGCGGCACCGAGCTCAATCCCGACGCCGACACCGAGGACGGCCTCCTCGACGTGATGATCAGTCGCGCCGTGAAGCCGACCGCCAAGCTCGGCTACGTGCTGCGCCTGCGCAAGGGCGAGCACGACCAGCGCGACGACGTCGTGTCCCTGCGAGGGCAGAGCGTGAAGGTCAGCGGCGACGAGTTCTGGCTGTCGGCCGACGGCGAGATCTCCGGCCCGGACCGCAGCCGCAGCTGGCGCCTCGAGCGCGCGGCGTACTCCCTGATCCTGCCCTAG